CACAGACCGAATAGTATAGGTGTGGTTGAGAAGTCGTGGTTTTTGAAAATAATTTTCGTTGGTAAAGTGAAAACTTTCAGCTGAATGTGTTCACATAAGATGCTGTTAATGTTTGAGAATATCCATGCACGGATTAGGTCACATGGGAAATTTCATTTACTTGGCAATTTAATTTCATGCCAATGGAGATCCATTGTAGTTTCATAATCGCTCTGTGGCATGGCGTCCTCAATGTTCTGACATCTTATCACTAAAACATATTGGCGATTTCTGATCTCGTCTTTTCTCTTTCATACATGCTATGATATCCTATAGTCCCTTTCCTGCTTGGGCCAATCAGGAGTGATGGCGTGAATGTATATGCTTTgttaaataacatttcatttttaatGTTACTAATGTCTTTCTTGTTGGTCTTTATTGGATGATTTCTGTAGAGTTTTCTGAGGAGAACGATGACTTTAAACTGGATCATTATTTAGAGCGAAATTATAGCCTACTCTGTTGAACACAAATCATCCATCGCACTCTGCTTTGAGACAGGCATGGCCTCAGGGCACCTAAACGAACCTGCATTCACACAAACCTCGTTAGAGCTTGTGCTACGTCTCGGTTCACATATCCCTTGATTACCGATGGTAACCAGGTTAGCTATGCTAGCAGGTATTGGATGTCCATTTGTCTTTAGGAAGTCTCATTCATCATATCAGATTAGCATAACCAGTGCACTCCATCACCAGGAAAGGGTAACAGCTTTGTGTTCAACATACTGTAACGCGGGCTGGTGCATCCATTCAAACCAAGTCCAATACATTAKTGCCAATCAACATGTACTGTATAGCATCAGTTTTATCCATGGAATATGACAATGTTGTTGTCAGGATACAAATTTCAGATTTAGTCTGGCCCCAGATATACATTTATGGAAAGTATTTTTCTATGCAATGCACCCATGCTGTCTTTATGGTAAAATATATGGTTTGCAGGCACTCTGGTTGGAGTGTACAGTAGGTGTGTATTGTATCGTATGCATGTGAGTTGTTTTCACTTGCTTGCTTTAGtgcagcatggtgtgtgtgtgctcaccttgtgtgtgtgtgtgtactgagtgTGTGTTTTATGAGCTGCGTGTACAGTGTGAGTGTTTGATGGTACGTGTGAAGAGTTtgcagaatgtgtgtgtttggttcgGTATGCAAGTGCGTGTGTGTCtctgactgtttgtgtgtttttacgGGGGTCCAGTGCAGGCTGTGTGTTTTTACGGGGGTCCAGTGCAGGCTGTGTGTTTTTGAAGGGGGCAAAACAGCTGCCTTTTACTGCCCCAGGGGCTAATAAACAGGCAGAGAAGGGCAGTTATCTACCCATTTTACTGGCCAGGACGGGACTTTACTGAGGTCACACTGTAATTACACACAGCTGCAGGGGGAgatagagcgagcgagagagagagagagagagacgagacagaagtGGAGAATGGTGCAGTGAGATTGTTCCTAGGAGACTAAGGGAGGGGTTTCATATGGTATCAGTGAAAATATGGGAAATGCCAAATTAAATAGAGTCTGTAGACCTTAAAGAGGCATTAGTAACGTGGGATGGGCGAGAGGAGGCGAACAAGAACAAGAATGCTATAAGtagatcaaaaaaaaaaaaataaagcaaaGATCCAGATCGAACTTAAGATGCAATACTATAAAAGACAAGAAACTACAGATATAACAACACATCAAAAAACCACACAAAAAAGAGAAAGGAgatactaaaaaaaaaaaatgaaaacaaagatatctCACCGAAATTAACTAAAATGTACAGAAGAGAAAGAAAcagcaaaagaaaaaaaaataatctcGATAATCCgaaatacaattacaaaaaagaaaagaaaagataaACAAAAAGTAAAAAAGACACAAAAAGCAATATAAACGAGACGCGCAttaaagcaaaaaataaaaaaaagagagaacaaaataaagaaataaaagagAAACTACATCAAGAAGGTAAATCATTCGAAGAGAACAGAAAATAAGACCAACAACCCCAAAGATACCAAACTAGCATACTAATACCTACCAATATGATAATAATGACAAAAAGAATGAAGAAAGGGCAGAAGGGAAAAAAGGAGGCCGAAAACAAAAGATAACGAAAAAAGAATTATAATAGAAGTAAATATAAGTCAAACTTCCACTTCGACCCTTACCAACATAAAGCACCGAACCAAAAAAACAGCATCCTACAAAAAACAAGAATAATATAAATCGAACATTATAAAAAATACGGAAAAAGATTACTAaccaaaatgtagaaaataaaaaaagaacaataaaaaaataaaatgaaagatCAACTAAAACAAAGCACTATAAAAAATCAcacaagaaataaataaaaacgccaaaaagaaagagaaagagagccagagacagaagcaaagaaaacaaaacaaaataagcaGCAAAGAAAaaatcaaaaaagaaaaaaaagaacactcgaaataaaaaacaaaaacaaaaagaacaaaagccaatctcaaaaatataaaaaaagagctAAGAACAATCAAAAAGCACAGAGGAAAAAGAATAACAACAAAATAGAGCAAACATAATCAACAAATAAAGTTGTGTGggtgacaaaaaaaatccagtATCAAAGGTTGGAtaaagaaaaagaagagaagaagagacagaaaaacaaGACAGAAGGTCCAGTACAAGggcgagaaaaaaaaagagaaagagaaagagcagagaagagcatgacgcagagagaaaaaacagaaaatacaaagaagaagaaaaaaagaaagaagaagagagggaggagagtgcgtaagagggaggagaaaagcaGAAGCtaaagagaaaggaaagaagaaaGAAGGAGGAGAAAAGCAAGAACAGGCAATAAAGCGTAAAAGTAAAAGGCGCGGAGAAAAGCAGGTAAAATAAGAAACTACGacaatgagagagggaagggtagaagagagaaggcaagaggaagaagaggaacggaagaagagagaagagaagggaaggtGAAAGAGTAAGCAACGgacaaagaaagaaggagagaggaggaaagaggaagagaagagaaaggaagggaagatgaaaaggaagaaaaagaaaagaagaagagagaagaaaaggagggaAGACAAGGATAGAGAGAGGTAAAAGAAGGCAAGAAACAACCTTAGTACGAAAGGAGGGAAGGCCAAGGaagaagaacagagaaagagaggaagagaaaagaggaaaagagagagaaggaacaaagATAGAAAAAagcaaaagagagaagagaaaaagaaggtagggaagtagaagaagaagtagacggaaagagagaaatgaacaaggagacagaagaaagagaggaagaaaaaagggggaaggagaagaagcggagaaagggaaagaggaaaaGCAGAAGAGGCAAAGGGGggagaagatagaaagagagagagaaaaacatgaaGGAAAAAAATCGAAGAAcaaggacagaagagagaagaagagaggaaagcaaaagagagagagaagagaagtaaaAGCGAGGGAGGACAAGAAAACACGAAGGAGGAGGGAAAGATAGGGCGGAAAGCGGAAGATAAGGTGAAGGAACGAGAGGGGAAGGGTGGaagaaagggggaagagagagaaggaagaaggatgaggaggaggcggaatgagaaagagagaaagagagaatgaacgagaggaagaaagaatagagaaagaagagaagaagggagaagaggagcaagcgaaaaaggagaggaaagagaagcaaagagaaagagcagagaagggaggaggacagaagagagagggaaagaggcacAGGTAGAAGAGAAgtagggggaaggagaaggaaaggaggaaagaagagagaggaaaaacgaGAAAATAGGattgaagaagaagaggaagaaaggaggaaagTAAGGGCAGAAAAAGGGataaaaaagaaagaacagaAAGACGAAAGATCAGGAACAAGACAGCAGGgatgagaagaagaaagagaaaaggaaataaagaaagaagaagatgaaag
This DNA window, taken from Salvelinus sp. IW2-2015 unplaced genomic scaffold, ASM291031v2 Un_scaffold4273, whole genome shotgun sequence, encodes the following:
- the LOC112077097 gene encoding uncharacterized protein encodes the protein MREGRVEERRREEERGREEKGREDEKEEKEKKKREEKEGREKTNEGRKDRKEENRKKGEKELK